GCCGCTTCGACCACGAGCGTGCTCTGCTCGGGTTCCATCAGGCCGACGAGGCATAAGACGGTGTCAGCCTCGCGCCAGCCGGGCGGCGAGCGCCTCGGGCAATGCTGGAGGTTCGATCATGACTTGGGTCACCACCGCCTCCGGCGCGAGGCGCTTCAGGCCGTCAACCAGCATGTCACCGGCGTCGAACAGCGCCGGGACCGGCATCGGCGCGAGGCGCTCGAGCACGAACCACATGTCGACGGTATCGGCTGCGATCCGGGTTCGCGGCCCTTGCCGCCAGTTCCAGCGGCGGCAGGTGACGCCGCGGTCGTCCAGCCAGACGACCTCGCCGGCATCGACGCCCTCGACATGCGCCACGCCGTCCCGAAACGTCTCGAACGGCTCGCCTCCGACGGCTTGAACAAGACGCGGCAGGCCGGCATAGGCCGCGATGTTCTCGCCTCCGACCGGCAGCGCGAAACGGATGCTCACGGCGTTATAGAGGTCAACCACGGCATTGATCGAGGGCGGCGCGCCGTCGCGTTCGACCCGCTTCCGCAGCGCCTCCGCCGAACAGGGCGTCCGCTGCGGCTTCGCACCGAAGGCCCGATAGGCATCCCGCCAGGCCTCAAGGTGCGCCTCACCCCACGACGCCCAGCCCAGACCGGAACAAGCCCGGTGC
This portion of the Phreatobacter stygius genome encodes:
- a CDS encoding B3/B4 domain-containing protein — encoded protein: MVSSFVPEITSAIFALRPDFRALSIVASGVQNGPTDQATGELMHRACSGLGWASWGEAHLEAWRDAYRAFGAKPQRTPCSAEALRKRVERDGAPPSINAVVDLYNAVSIRFALPVGGENIAAYAGLPRLVQAVGGEPFETFRDGVAHVEGVDAGEVVWLDDRGVTCRRWNWRQGPRTRIAADTVDMWFVLERLAPMPVPALFDAGDMLVDGLKRLAPEAVVTQVMIEPPALPEALAARLARG